A genomic stretch from Haemophilus parainfluenzae ATCC 33392 includes:
- the rpsQ gene encoding 30S ribosomal protein S17 → MTDKIRSVQGKVVSDKMEKSFVVAIERKVKHPLYGKFIRRTTKLHVHDENNEAKLGDVVEIRECRPLSKTKSWTLVRVVEKAVIA, encoded by the coding sequence ATGACTGATAAAATTCGTAGCGTACAAGGTAAAGTTGTTAGCGACAAAATGGAAAAATCTTTCGTTGTTGCTATTGAACGTAAGGTAAAACACCCGTTATACGGTAAATTTATCCGTCGTACAACTAAATTACACGTACACGATGAGAACAACGAAGCCAAATTAGGTGATGTAGTAGAGATTCGCGAATGTCGTCCTCTCTCTAAAACCAAATCTTGGACTTTAGTTCGTGTTGTTGAGAAAGCAGTTATTGCTTAA
- the rplN gene encoding 50S ribosomal protein L14: protein MIQEQTMLDVADNSGARSVMCIKVLGGSHRRYAAIGDIIKVTVKEAIPRGKVKKGDVLKAVVVRTKKGVRRPDGSVIRFDGNACVILNNNTEQPIGTRIFGPVTRELRSEKFMKIISLAPEVL, encoded by the coding sequence ATGATCCAAGAACAGACTATGCTGGATGTTGCCGATAACTCTGGTGCTCGCAGCGTAATGTGTATCAAGGTTCTAGGTGGATCGCACCGTCGTTATGCTGCTATTGGTGATATCATCAAAGTTACTGTGAAAGAAGCAATTCCACGCGGTAAAGTTAAAAAAGGTGATGTATTAAAAGCAGTTGTTGTGCGCACCAAGAAGGGTGTTCGTCGCCCAGACGGATCAGTCATTCGCTTCGATGGTAACGCTTGTGTAATTTTAAACAATAACACAGAGCAACCAATCGGTACTCGTATTTTTGGACCGGTGACTCGTGAACTTCGTTCTGAGAAATTCATGAAGATCATTTCTTTGGCACCAGAAGTACTGTAA
- the rplX gene encoding 50S ribosomal protein L24, producing MAAKIRQNDEVIVLAGKDKGKRGKVTKVLPNGKVFVEGINIITKHEKPVPALGQAGGLVKKEAAIDASNVAIFNPKTNKADRVGFRFEDGKKVRFFKSNNEII from the coding sequence ATGGCTGCAAAAATTCGTCAAAACGATGAAGTAATCGTACTTGCCGGTAAAGACAAAGGCAAGCGTGGCAAGGTAACTAAAGTGTTACCAAACGGTAAAGTGTTTGTTGAAGGTATCAACATCATCACTAAACATGAAAAACCAGTTCCTGCTTTAGGACAAGCTGGTGGTTTAGTGAAAAAAGAAGCGGCTATTGATGCTTCTAACGTTGCGATTTTCAATCCAAAAACAAACAAAGCTGACCGTGTAGGTTTTAGATTCGAAGACGGCAAAAAAGTACGTTTCTTCAAATCTAACAATGAAATTATCTAA
- the rplE gene encoding 50S ribosomal protein L5, which produces MAKLHDYYRDQVVNELKNKFGYKSVMQVPRIEKITLNMGVGEALTDKKLLDNAVADLAAISGQKPLVTKARKSVAGFKIRQGYPIGCKVTLRGERMWEFFERLITIAVPRIRDFRGLSAKSFDGRGNYSMGVREQIIFPEIDYDKVDRVRGLDITITTTAKNDEEGQALLAAFNFPFRK; this is translated from the coding sequence ATGGCGAAACTGCATGATTACTACAGAGATCAAGTAGTAAACGAGTTAAAAAATAAATTCGGCTACAAATCTGTCATGCAAGTCCCACGAATCGAAAAGATTACCCTGAATATGGGTGTGGGTGAAGCATTGACCGATAAGAAATTGCTAGACAACGCAGTAGCGGACTTAGCAGCAATTAGCGGTCAAAAACCTTTAGTAACTAAAGCTCGTAAATCTGTTGCTGGCTTTAAAATCCGTCAGGGATATCCAATCGGTTGTAAAGTAACACTACGCGGTGAGCGTATGTGGGAGTTCTTTGAACGTTTAATTACAATTGCTGTTCCACGTATTCGTGACTTCCGCGGTTTAAGCGCGAAATCATTTGATGGTCGTGGTAACTACAGCATGGGTGTGCGTGAACAAATCATCTTCCCTGAAATCGATTACGATAAAGTAGATCGTGTACGTGGTTTAGATATCACTATCACAACTACTGCTAAGAATGATGAAGAAGGTCAAGCACTACTTGCTGCCTTTAATTTCCCATTCCGTAAATAA
- the rpsN gene encoding 30S ribosomal protein S14 has protein sequence MAKQSMKARDVKRVKLAEKFFAKRAELKKIISDVNASDEDRWNAVLKLQTLPRDSSPSRQRNRCRQTGRPHGVLRKFGLSRIKVREAAMRGEIPGLRKASW, from the coding sequence ATGGCAAAACAATCAATGAAAGCACGCGATGTAAAACGCGTTAAATTGGCTGAAAAATTCTTCGCTAAACGCGCTGAATTAAAGAAAATCATTTCTGATGTCAATGCCTCTGACGAAGATCGTTGGAATGCAGTGTTAAAATTACAAACTTTACCACGTGATTCTAGCCCTAGTCGTCAACGTAACCGTTGCCGCCAAACTGGACGTCCTCACGGCGTTTTACGTAAGTTTGGTTTAAGCCGTATTAAGGTTCGTGAAGCTGCTATGCGCGGCGAGATCCCTGGCCTTAGAAAAGCGAGCTGGTAA
- the rpsH gene encoding 30S ribosomal protein S8 yields the protein MSMQDPIADMLTRIRNGQAANKVAINMPSSKLKVAIANVLAAEGYIESVKVLEGAKPELEITLKYFQGKPVVESIQRVSRPGLRIYKRKDELPKVMGGLGVAVISTSKGVMTDRAARQAGLGGEIICYVA from the coding sequence ATGAGTATGCAAGATCCAATCGCAGATATGTTGACCCGTATTCGTAACGGTCAAGCTGCGAACAAAGTTGCAATCAATATGCCTTCTTCCAAGCTAAAAGTGGCAATTGCCAACGTATTAGCTGCTGAAGGTTATATCGAAAGTGTTAAAGTTTTAGAAGGTGCAAAACCTGAATTGGAAATTACTTTAAAATATTTCCAAGGCAAACCGGTTGTAGAAAGCATCCAACGCGTAAGCCGTCCTGGTCTTCGTATTTACAAACGTAAAGACGAATTACCAAAAGTTATGGGTGGTTTAGGTGTTGCTGTAATTTCTACATCTAAAGGTGTTATGACTGACCGTGCAGCTCGTCAAGCGGGCTTAGGCGGTGAGATCATCTGTTACGTAGCTTAA
- the rplF gene encoding 50S ribosomal protein L6: protein MSRVAKAPVNIPAGVEVKLDGQLLTVKGKNGELSRTIHHSVEVKQDNGQFTFTPREGFVEANAQSGTARALVNAMVIGVTEGFTKKLQLVGVGYRAQIKGNAVALSLGFSHPVEHTLPAGITAECPSQTEIVLKGADKQLIGQVAADIRAYRRPEPYKGKGVRYSDEVVRMKEAKKK from the coding sequence ATGTCTCGTGTTGCAAAGGCACCTGTTAATATTCCTGCCGGCGTTGAAGTTAAACTCGACGGTCAGCTATTAACAGTAAAAGGAAAAAATGGCGAGTTATCTCGCACAATTCATCACTCAGTTGAAGTTAAACAAGATAATGGTCAATTTACTTTCACTCCACGTGAAGGTTTTGTTGAAGCGAATGCTCAATCGGGTACAGCTCGTGCATTAGTTAATGCAATGGTTATCGGTGTTACTGAAGGCTTCACTAAGAAATTACAACTAGTGGGTGTTGGTTACAGAGCTCAAATTAAAGGCAACGCAGTTGCATTAAGTTTAGGTTTCTCTCACCCTGTGGAGCACACTTTACCAGCAGGTATTACTGCAGAATGCCCTTCACAAACGGAAATCGTTTTAAAAGGTGCAGACAAGCAGTTAATTGGTCAAGTTGCAGCAGATATTCGTGCTTATCGCCGTCCTGAGCCTTATAAAGGTAAAGGTGTACGTTACTCTGATGAAGTAGTACGTATGAAAGAGGCTAAGAAGAAATAA
- the rplR gene encoding 50S ribosomal protein L18: MDKKSARIRRAARARHMMREQGVTRLVIHRTPRHIYAQVIAPNGSEVLAAASTVEKAIREQVKYTGNKDAAAVVGKLVAERALAKGVKDVAFDRSGFKYHGRVQTLADAAREAGLQF, encoded by the coding sequence ATGGATAAGAAATCAGCTCGTATCCGTCGTGCAGCTCGTGCACGTCATATGATGAGAGAGCAAGGTGTAACTCGTCTAGTTATTCACCGTACTCCGCGTCATATCTACGCACAAGTTATTGCACCAAACGGTTCAGAAGTGCTTGCCGCTGCTTCAACTGTTGAAAAAGCAATTCGTGAGCAAGTTAAATATACCGGTAATAAAGATGCCGCAGCAGTAGTAGGTAAACTTGTTGCTGAGCGTGCATTAGCAAAAGGCGTTAAAGACGTTGCTTTTGACCGTTCCGGTTTTAAATATCATGGTCGTGTCCAAACTTTAGCGGACGCTGCACGTGAAGCTGGTCTACAGTTCTAA
- the rpsE gene encoding 30S ribosomal protein S5, whose translation MSNIEKQAGELQEKLIAVNRVSKTVKGGRIMSFTALTVVGDGNGRVGFGYGKAREVPAAIQKAMEKARRNMINVALNEGTLQHPVKGVHTGSRVFMQPASEGTGIIAGGAMRSVLEVAGVRNVLSKAYGSTNPINVVRATIDALANMKSPEMVAAKRGKTVDEILG comes from the coding sequence ATGTCAAACATCGAAAAACAAGCTGGTGAACTGCAAGAGAAGCTAATCGCAGTAAACCGTGTATCAAAAACTGTAAAAGGTGGTCGTATTATGAGCTTTACTGCTTTAACAGTAGTAGGCGATGGTAACGGTCGCGTAGGTTTTGGTTATGGTAAAGCTCGTGAAGTTCCGGCAGCGATCCAAAAAGCGATGGAAAAAGCACGTCGCAATATGATTAATGTCGCTTTAAACGAAGGTACATTACAACACCCAGTTAAAGGTGTTCACACTGGTTCTCGCGTATTTATGCAACCAGCTAGCGAAGGTACAGGTATCATCGCCGGTGGTGCAATGCGTTCAGTGTTAGAAGTTGCTGGTGTACGTAACGTTCTTTCTAAAGCGTATGGTTCAACCAACCCAATCAACGTTGTTCGTGCAACTATTGATGCATTAGCAAATATGAAATCACCAGAAATGGTTGCTGCTAAACGTGGCAAAACCGTTGATGAAATTTTGGGGTAA
- the rpmD gene encoding 50S ribosomal protein L30: MAKTIKVTQVRSSIARLPKHKVTLRGLGLRHMHHTVELIDTPAVRGMINQVSYMVKVEE; encoded by the coding sequence ATGGCTAAAACTATTAAAGTAACTCAAGTTCGTAGCTCAATTGCTCGTTTACCGAAGCACAAAGTTACCTTGCGTGGTCTTGGTCTTCGCCATATGCACCATACTGTTGAGTTAATCGATACTCCGGCAGTACGTGGTATGATTAACCAAGTTTCATATATGGTTAAAGTGGAGGAGTAA
- the rplO gene encoding 50S ribosomal protein L15, producing MRLNTLSPAEGAKHSAKRLGRGIGSGLGKTGGRGHKGQKSRTGGGVRRGFEGGQMPLYRRLPKFGFTSMKSAVTAEVRLNELTKVEGNVVTLEALKAANILTKDIQFAKVILAGEVKSAVTVRGLRVTKGAKAAIEAAGGSVEE from the coding sequence ATGCGTTTAAATACTCTATCTCCGGCTGAAGGTGCTAAGCACAGCGCAAAACGCCTTGGTCGTGGTATTGGTTCAGGTTTAGGAAAAACTGGTGGTCGTGGTCATAAAGGTCAGAAATCTCGTACTGGCGGCGGTGTTCGTCGTGGTTTCGAGGGTGGCCAAATGCCATTATACCGTCGTTTACCAAAATTTGGTTTCACTTCAATGAAATCAGCTGTAACTGCTGAAGTTCGTTTAAACGAATTAACAAAAGTTGAAGGAAATGTTGTCACTTTAGAAGCATTAAAAGCTGCAAACATTTTAACTAAAGATATTCAATTCGCTAAAGTTATCTTAGCTGGTGAAGTGAAATCTGCAGTTACTGTGCGTGGTTTACGTGTAACTAAAGGTGCAAAAGCAGCAATCGAAGCTGCTGGCGGTTCAGTTGAGGAATAA
- the secY gene encoding preprotein translocase subunit SecY encodes MAKQPGYQSRSTNSGTGELKSRLLFVLGALIVYRIGSFIPLPGIDAAVLAQLVEQQKGTIIDMLNMFSGGALSRASILALGIMPYISASIVMQLLATVSPALAELKKEGAAGQRKITKYTRYATVVFATIQAIAISTGLPNMLPQLVPNIGFTFYFTAVVSLVTGTMFLMWLGEQITERGIGNGISILVFGGIVAGLPHAIIETVEQARQGQMHPLVLLLIAAIVFAVTYFVVFVERGQRRIRVEYAKRQQGRQILGGHSTHLPLKVNMANVMPAIFASSIILFPATLTQWFGQNDKFEWLNDLSMLLNPGQPLYLLVYAVAIIFFSFFYTAMQYNPRDTADNLKKSGAFIPGIRPGEQTSRYIDKVMTRLTLIGGLYVTFVCLVPYIMTSAWDVKFYFGGTSLLIVVVVIMDFIVQVQSHLMSSQYESALKKANLKGFGQ; translated from the coding sequence ATGGCTAAACAACCAGGTTATCAAAGCAGAAGTACTAATAGTGGTACTGGTGAACTAAAAAGCAGATTGCTTTTTGTATTAGGTGCACTTATCGTTTATCGTATTGGTTCTTTTATTCCGCTTCCTGGTATTGATGCCGCCGTGCTAGCTCAATTAGTTGAACAACAAAAAGGCACCATCATTGATATGTTAAACATGTTCTCTGGTGGTGCATTGAGCCGAGCATCAATTTTAGCATTAGGTATCATGCCGTATATCTCAGCATCTATCGTAATGCAATTGCTTGCGACGGTTTCGCCTGCTTTAGCAGAATTGAAAAAAGAAGGCGCAGCAGGACAAAGAAAAATCACCAAGTATACTCGTTATGCAACGGTGGTTTTTGCTACTATCCAAGCTATCGCAATTTCTACCGGTTTACCGAATATGTTGCCACAGTTAGTGCCAAATATCGGTTTTACTTTTTACTTCACTGCAGTAGTGAGTCTTGTAACCGGAACCATGTTCTTAATGTGGTTAGGTGAGCAAATTACTGAAAGAGGTATTGGTAACGGTATCTCAATTCTTGTTTTTGGTGGTATTGTTGCAGGATTGCCGCATGCAATCATCGAAACAGTTGAGCAAGCTCGTCAAGGACAAATGCATCCTTTAGTTCTTCTACTAATCGCTGCTATTGTTTTTGCAGTAACTTATTTTGTTGTCTTCGTAGAACGTGGACAACGTAGAATTCGTGTTGAATATGCTAAGCGTCAACAAGGACGTCAAATTTTAGGTGGTCATTCAACTCACTTACCATTAAAAGTTAATATGGCAAACGTAATGCCAGCAATTTTTGCTTCAAGCATTATTTTATTCCCAGCTACATTGACACAATGGTTTGGTCAGAATGATAAGTTTGAGTGGTTAAATGACTTATCAATGTTGTTGAATCCTGGACAACCTTTATATCTTCTTGTTTATGCGGTAGCGATTATTTTCTTCAGTTTCTTCTATACTGCAATGCAATATAATCCACGTGATACAGCAGATAATCTAAAAAAATCTGGTGCATTTATCCCAGGAATTAGACCAGGTGAACAAACATCACGTTACATTGATAAAGTAATGACTCGCTTAACATTAATTGGCGGTCTTTATGTAACGTTCGTATGTTTAGTCCCTTATATTATGACATCAGCATGGGATGTTAAATTCTACTTCGGTGGTACTTCCTTATTAATCGTTGTTGTTGTAATTATGGATTTTATCGTGCAAGTTCAGAGTCACTTAATGTCGTCTCAATATGAATCTGCGTTAAAAAAAGCAAACCTTAAAGGTTTTGGACAGTAA
- the rpmJ gene encoding 50S ribosomal protein L36, whose protein sequence is MKVRASVKKMCRNCKIVKREGVVRVLCSDPKHKQRQG, encoded by the coding sequence ATGAAAGTTCGTGCTTCCGTTAAGAAGATGTGTCGTAACTGTAAAATTGTTAAACGTGAAGGTGTTGTTCGCGTGTTGTGTAGCGACCCTAAACATAAACAACGTCAAGGTTAA
- the rpsM gene encoding 30S ribosomal protein S13 gives MARIAGINIPDHKHAVIALTAIYGIGKTRSKSICAAAGIAEDVKISELSEEQIDKLRDEVGKFTVEGDLRREVTLNIKRLLDLGCYRGLRHRRSLPVRGQRTKTNARTRKGPRKPIKK, from the coding sequence GTGGCCCGTATTGCAGGCATTAACATTCCTGATCACAAACACGCTGTAATCGCTTTAACTGCAATTTACGGTATCGGTAAAACTCGTTCTAAAAGCATTTGTGCTGCAGCGGGTATTGCTGAAGATGTTAAGATCAGCGAATTGTCTGAAGAGCAGATTGACAAACTGCGTGACGAAGTTGGTAAATTTACCGTTGAAGGTGACTTACGTCGTGAAGTAACACTAAACATCAAACGTCTTTTAGACTTAGGTTGTTACCGTGGTTTACGTCATCGTCGTAGTTTACCGGTACGTGGTCAACGTACTAAAACTAATGCGCGTACCCGTAAGGGTCCACGTAAGCCGATCAAAAAATAG
- the rpsK gene encoding 30S ribosomal protein S11 produces the protein MAKTPVRARKRVKKQVVDGVAHIHASFNNTIVTITDRQGNALAWATAGGSGFRGSRKSTPFAAQVAAERCAEIVKEFGLKNLEVMVKGPGPGRESTIRALNAAGFRITNITDVTPIPHNGCRPPKKRRV, from the coding sequence ATGGCTAAAACACCAGTTCGTGCACGTAAACGTGTAAAAAAACAAGTTGTAGATGGCGTAGCACACATTCACGCATCTTTCAATAACACAATCGTTACCATTACTGACCGTCAAGGTAATGCTTTAGCTTGGGCTACAGCAGGTGGTTCAGGTTTCCGTGGTTCTCGTAAATCTACCCCGTTCGCTGCACAAGTTGCTGCAGAACGTTGTGCTGAAATCGTTAAAGAATTCGGCTTAAAGAACTTGGAAGTTATGGTTAAAGGTCCGGGTCCGGGTCGTGAATCAACAATCCGTGCATTAAATGCAGCGGGTTTCCGTATCACGAACATCACTGATGTGACTCCGATTCCTCATAACGGTTGTCGTCCACCGAAAAAACGTCGTGTTTAA
- the rpsD gene encoding 30S ribosomal protein S4 — MARYLGPKLKLSRREGTDLFLKSGVRAIDSKCKIDTAPGQHGARKPRLSDYGSQLREKQKVRRIYGILERQFRNYYKEANRLKGNTGENLLVLLEGRLDNVVYRMGFAATRAEARQLVSHKAIVVNGRVVNIPSFQVSVNDVVAVREKSKKQARIKASLELAEQREKPTWLEVDSAKMEGVFKRVPERSDLSADINEHLIVELYSK; from the coding sequence ATGGCAAGATATTTGGGCCCTAAACTCAAGCTCAGCCGTCGTGAAGGCACTGATTTATTTCTTAAATCAGGTGTGCGTGCGATTGATTCAAAATGTAAAATTGATACAGCACCAGGTCAACACGGTGCTCGTAAACCGCGTTTGTCTGACTATGGTAGTCAATTACGTGAAAAACAAAAAGTTCGTCGTATCTATGGTATTTTAGAACGTCAATTCCGTAACTACTATAAAGAAGCAAACCGTTTAAAAGGTAATACTGGTGAAAACTTACTAGTATTATTAGAAGGTAGATTGGATAACGTTGTTTATCGCATGGGATTTGCTGCAACTCGCGCAGAAGCTCGTCAATTAGTGAGCCACAAAGCGATTGTCGTAAATGGTCGTGTTGTAAATATCCCATCTTTCCAAGTTTCTGTAAATGATGTTGTTGCTGTTCGTGAGAAATCTAAAAAACAAGCACGTATTAAAGCATCATTAGAATTAGCAGAACAAAGAGAAAAACCAACTTGGTTAGAAGTTGATTCTGCAAAAATGGAAGGTGTGTTCAAACGTGTTCCTGAACGTTCTGATTTATCAGCAGACATTAACGAACATCTGATCGTTGAGCTTTACTCTAAATAA
- a CDS encoding DNA-directed RNA polymerase subunit alpha codes for MQGSVTEFLKPRLVDIEQISSTHAKVILEPLERGFGHTLGNALRRILLSSMPGCAVTEVEIDGVLHEYSSKEGVQEDILEVLLNLKGLAVKVQNKDDVILTLNKSGIGPVVAADITHDGDVEIVNPSHVICHLTDENASINMRIRVQRGRGYVPASARTHSQNEDRPIGRLLVDACYSPVDRIAYNVEAARVEQRTDLDKLVIELETNGTIDPEEAIRRAATILAEQLDAFVDLRDVRQPEVKEEKPEFDPILLRPVDDLELTVRSANCLKAETIHYIGDLVQRTEVELLKTPNLGKKSLTEIKDVLASRGLSLGMRLENWPPASIAED; via the coding sequence ATGCAGGGTTCTGTTACAGAATTTTTAAAGCCACGCTTAGTAGATATCGAGCAAATTAGCTCTACTCATGCTAAGGTGATCTTAGAACCGTTAGAGCGTGGCTTTGGTCATACTCTAGGGAATGCATTACGTCGTATCCTTCTGTCTTCAATGCCAGGTTGTGCTGTAACTGAAGTAGAAATTGATGGCGTACTGCACGAATATAGTAGTAAAGAAGGTGTTCAGGAAGATATTCTTGAAGTTCTTTTAAACCTTAAAGGTCTAGCGGTTAAAGTACAGAATAAAGATGATGTTATTCTGACATTAAATAAATCTGGAATTGGCCCTGTTGTTGCAGCAGATATCACCCACGATGGTGATGTTGAGATTGTTAATCCATCACATGTAATCTGTCACTTAACAGACGAAAACGCATCTATCAATATGCGTATTCGTGTTCAACGTGGTAGAGGTTATGTACCGGCATCTGCTCGTACTCATTCACAAAATGAAGATCGTCCAATCGGTCGTTTATTAGTAGACGCTTGTTATAGCCCGGTTGACCGTATTGCTTACAATGTTGAAGCAGCACGTGTTGAACAACGTACTGACTTAGATAAACTAGTTATCGAGTTAGAAACTAACGGGACTATTGATCCGGAAGAAGCAATTCGTCGTGCAGCAACAATTTTAGCAGAGCAACTCGATGCATTCGTTGATTTGCGTGATGTTCGTCAACCTGAAGTCAAGGAAGAAAAACCGGAATTCGATCCGATTTTATTACGTCCTGTTGATGACTTAGAGTTGACAGTTCGTTCTGCTAACTGTTTGAAAGCAGAAACAATTCACTATATCGGTGACTTAGTACAACGTACAGAAGTTGAGTTATTAAAAACGCCTAATCTTGGTAAGAAGTCTCTTACTGAAATTAAAGACGTTCTCGCTTCACGTGGCTTGTCACTTGGTATGCGCCTTGAGAATTGGCCACCAGCAAGTATTGCTGAAGACTAG
- the rplQ gene encoding 50S ribosomal protein L17 produces MRHRKSGRQLNRNSSHRQAMFRNLASALVSHEIIKTTLPKAKELRRVVEPLITLAKEDSVANRRLAFARTRNIETVAKLFNELGPRFAQRAGGYTRILKCGFRAGDNAPMAYIELVDRPEVAEAAAE; encoded by the coding sequence ATGCGCCATCGTAAGAGTGGTCGTCAACTAAACCGTAATAGCAGCCATCGCCAAGCGATGTTCCGTAACTTAGCAAGTGCTTTAGTTAGTCATGAAATCATCAAGACTACTTTACCAAAAGCTAAAGAATTACGTCGTGTAGTTGAACCGTTAATTACATTAGCAAAAGAAGATAGCGTTGCAAACCGTCGTTTAGCATTCGCTCGTACTCGTAACATTGAAACTGTTGCGAAATTATTCAATGAATTAGGTCCACGTTTTGCTCAACGTGCAGGTGGTTACACCCGTATCTTAAAATGTGGTTTCCGTGCAGGTGACAACGCTCCAATGGCATACATTGAGTTAGTTGATCGTCCAGAAGTTGCTGAAGCAGCAGCGGAATAA
- the rluA gene encoding bifunctional tRNA pseudouridine(32) synthase/23S rRNA pseudouridine(746) synthase RluA has translation MALIEYHPPLEPYLDIIYQDNHICVVNKPSGLLSVPGNQPEYYDSAMSRVKEKFGFCEPAHRLDMATSGIILFALSKAADKELKRQFREREPKKYYQALVWGHLEQDSGEINLPMICDWENRPRQRIDFVFGKRAVTFYEVLERLPTNCTRVKLTPITGRSHQLRLHTLALGHPILGDKFYSHPQAKAMSPRLCLHAEELTITHPITGEKMTFRAEAEF, from the coding sequence ATGGCACTTATTGAATACCATCCCCCTTTAGAACCGTATTTAGATATTATCTACCAAGATAATCATATCTGCGTGGTAAATAAACCAAGCGGTTTACTTTCAGTTCCTGGCAATCAACCTGAATACTATGACAGTGCTATGAGCCGGGTGAAAGAGAAATTTGGATTTTGTGAACCCGCACACCGTTTAGATATGGCCACTAGTGGGATTATTCTGTTTGCATTGAGTAAAGCAGCAGATAAAGAGTTAAAACGTCAATTCCGTGAACGTGAGCCCAAAAAATATTATCAAGCATTAGTGTGGGGACACTTAGAACAAGATAGTGGGGAAATTAATCTTCCTATGATTTGTGATTGGGAAAATCGCCCGCGTCAACGCATTGATTTTGTATTTGGTAAAAGAGCGGTCACGTTTTATGAAGTTCTAGAAAGATTACCGACTAACTGCACTCGAGTAAAACTGACACCAATCACAGGACGTTCACATCAACTACGTTTACATACACTCGCACTAGGACATCCTATTTTAGGTGACAAATTTTATTCTCACCCACAAGCTAAAGCGATGTCACCTCGCCTATGCTTACATGCAGAAGAACTTACGATTACGCACCCCATCACAGGTGAAAAAATGACATTCAGAGCTGAAGCTGAATTCTAG